CTCAACCGTGGAGGTTCATGAGAAAAGCGAGTGGCAAAGTTGGGCTGATCAGCTGATGTCCGTTGACAACGGTTCGGAGCCGAACTGGTCTGAGCTTCTTGGAGATCCAAGTCCACACAATCCAACACCGACACCAACACCATCTTTGGATGTACCAAGGCAAGAGATGGTAGCTAACCACCAGCAGCAGCATCAGGTGGTTTCGTTGGAGGAGCAGATGAACTCATCAGCTAGTGGAGCAGCAACAACTAAACAGCGCATGCGTTGGACACCGGAGCTTCATGAGGCGTTCGTTGAAGCTGTTAATCAGCTTGGTGGTAGTGAACGTGCGTAAGCTTTCTTTCTTCTCTCTGTTAATTATAAACAGTGGAGCCTATTTCTTTTCTCGACGTTTTTTTTATAATTTCAAACCTCAGGAGCCACGCCTAAGGCTGTTTTGAAGCTCTTGAATAACCCTATCTTGACCATTTATCATGTCAAAAGCCATCTGCAGGTTTTGTTCTTACCCATGTGTTTATTTGTTTCTCTGCTACACTTAGCTCATTTCTTATTTATCTACTGTCTTTATATTAAAATATTTTTCTACAGAAATACAGAACGGCAAGGTACAAACCGGAGACTTCAGAAGCTACAGGTTAGGATTTCATATAGTTTAACTCTTAGATGCAAAACCGAAGTAACCGAAAACCGAAATTTTGGTTTGGTTCGGTTCGGTTCAAAATCGCAGGCCTAGTTTAACAAAATACTTGTACATTACCACATAGGCCTCTTAAAGAATTGGTCACTCTCTAGAAAAGGCTAAAGTCTCTGTACTAATCTTTGTTTCTTTCTTTGCACAGGAGAACCTCAAGAAAAGAAGATGACATCTATTGAAGATATCAAATCTCTTGACATGAAAACGTAAGTTAATTTTCTTACTGCATAACAAACTAAGAGAGTATCTGATTGTAAATGTGTTGAAGTTACTTATATGTGTTTTCTAGCTATAGTTAATTTATGTTTTCTATTTTTCTTTTACTAGGAGCTTTGAGATCACACAAGCTCTAAGGTTACAGATGGAAGTTCAGAAGCGTCTTCACGAGCAGCTCGAGGTAATGATTTCTCAAAAAAAAAAGAAACTATCCAGAAAGAGTATTAGCCTGTTGTGACTATTGGCTGATGTTTGTTTTAAATATATATGTCACAGACCCAACGAGCGCTGCAGTTACAGATTGAGAAACAGGGCAGGTACCTGCAGATGATGTTTGAGAAACAACAGAAGTTAGAAGAGAACAAGAGCTCTTCCTCCTCAAAGCAATGCAACGGCGCATCTGCAGAAGTTGAATTTGAATCTGGTGTTGTGACACAAATAGCGGATCAAAGTGAATCTGCTGTTTCAGTATCAAGGAAACGGGCCAGAGAAGATGAGTAGATTGAAAAACATATTGATTTGGTTGACGAGACATGTTTATTGGGAGTTAAGTTAGGTGTTTTATGGAAAACACACAGAGATGCATTAACTACAGTTTTGTTAAAAGAAAATTGTTTCTTCACAGCTTTGTGCTTTGTTCAGTTTAGGAAGCAGTTGCTTTGAAGGCCCTGCAAAATACTAACTGAAGATCTATTATTGCAGATTAGGGCTGAGATTTTGAACCGAAATATACAATCAAACCATACCCTAACCGAATTTATTTGAAATTTTAACAAGATTAAACCAAAATATAACTAAAATAAAAAAAAAATGGTAAGATTTTAAAAACCGAACTAGCTAAGCTTTTTTGGGGGTTAATTTGGTAAGATTTATATTGAACCTAGCTATTTGAAAACCGAACTGGATTATTCAAACTACCCGAACCCGCATGCCTTATTGAAATTAAAAATGATTGAAGATTAACTGAAGAGAGCAAAACGGCTGTTTCTTATAGCAAACGTGTTCCTTAACAGATTCACAAATAAGATGGCATCAATAACACAACAACCTCTTGTCATCTAAGTGACATCCAGTTTTTCAGGATGTCAATTATTATTCCTGTTCTTGATTGGAACGTGAACTCGAGGAACTAGATTTAGGAGCACTATGATTCCTATTCTAGCTTTCTTGGCTTTCATTCTGCGTTTCTTCTCAGCTGAGCGAGTCAACCCATGTGTAATCTGACGGTATGAGGAAAGGGTCAACTTCATTGTCCTTGTACCTGTCACTGTCCTGTCACTTAACTGGCCACTACCACTAGGTACCTTTAATCCAATGATCCACGACCCCTATGAATCTATGATGCTGATGGATGACTTTGCATCATGAAAAACATAGCTACACTAAAAACAAAAAAAGAAACATTTTGGGTTTCACAAATTTTAAAAACTGTAGATGATCAAGTAGCTAACACATCTACAAAGTTCAGACAAACCAAGAAATAAAAACATCAGCATAGTCGATTGCATTACAAGCGATGAGATTAGACGACTAACAAACAAGCTCCAAAGATTCTGCCCAATCACTTTGCATTTTATGTTACGCAAGATTTAAACAATATGATGAAATAATAGCATTTGCACAACCTTCAACTTCTTAAGTTTTGTTTTCTTACTCTTCTTCAATCAACACTGGCTTTGGTGGATCATAACAAGAGAGTGAATCCAAGGAAGCTTGACCTTTATGAACTCATAAGGGAGCCTCCAGCAACTCATCCCTAACCTCATCACTTCCATTCATTGAAAGCCTTATGTACTCTCTATGTGCAAAACGGTCCCACTCTGTCAACGTAGGCTTCTCACGCTCATGTTTCCGTTTTGAAATGTTATAAGAGCACCCCGCGTCAAGAAGCACCAAGGTTAACTATCATTCAGACAACAAGTACCTGAGGAATAAGGAATGGATCATGTGTTTCAAATGCCATAAATTTGTTAAGATTAAACAGCATGTTGTAGATGTCCCCAGAGAGCTTGGAGCCCTTCAGGTCAGGCATGGTTATATAGCTTCTGAGACTGACACTCTCCTATAATTTACTTTAAATACTAAAATGGCTTGAGCATATAATAACCACAAAATCATGAGACATAGTGTTTCAACCTCTGGTCCGATCATATCACTAATCTGGCATAAGACATCCTCAAAAAGAACAGCCTCTTCCTCCATGCACTCCTTCCAACGCATATATCTGCTCCTCATAAATGAACTGCATCATGTCTCGTAAGAATCCCATTCCCATCCAAGTCTACGTACTTAAACCTGGTACAATACATCATTATCTCAGATCAAAATGCTATCTGTCTGGATCCTTGCCTACAGCTTACCAGTATTCTAGGCTAGGCACTGATGATTTATCTTCTTCCGCAAGTATGAAATACACAAAATCCTCATACCCCATCGTCCCTTCAACTTTGCTTGTGACCTGAGTAGCAAACCAATGTATATTATCAGTAAAGAGAACTAATAACTTGGAACAATAAAAGAACATAAAATTAAATAAATCTTAAATATATTTATTTTGATACTAAAATTCAGTCATAATATTAGTTTTGAGTGTGAAGTTGATTTTTTCAAGAATTTTGTTAATTGAATTTTTTTCATGATTTTTTTTTTTTAAATCAGATTCAAATTATATTTGATATTTGAAATATCATTTTATAAAACTTGTTTGGGTTTTTTACAATTTAGAACGAGTACAAATTCGAGATGTTGGCTATGGTTTGATTTGAACCTCGGTTCAATTAGCAATGTCAAACAGAATATTTAAGTGTGAATATTAAATCTAAGAAAATCAATTGAATTTGAAGAAATTAAATTTTTAATTAATTTTGATGTTATTTGGTTATAAATTTCAGTAGTTTTTTAATTGTATTATTGGATTAGGCATTTGTAATCACTTTTGTAAAATACTTAAAATTATAGTGTTATTAAATTTAGCAATTTTGGTTTTATTAAATATTAGTGTTATTCTAATTTTGGTGTATTTTGTGATAATAAAAAT
This genomic interval from Brassica oleracea var. oleracea cultivar TO1000 chromosome C2, BOL, whole genome shotgun sequence contains the following:
- the LOC106322648 gene encoding protein PHR1-LIKE 1-like isoform X1: MHQRFPSLQIHFSPSEFRILCGVVVTKQNCSCSMTMANDFGYSTSFSALHTSVEDRYPNSFYGSSGQELMNNPVPCQAVSGGKSGGYMFPSPSGFCNVSPLSTHGMIPQTQPPVSTTPSDRLAMQDCFLEAQSMNHPLPEFSDPLDEFFDFADHVPALNPQAESSDLRVGSTVEVHEKSEWQSWADQLMSVDNGSEPNWSELLGDPSPHNPTPTPTPSLDVPRQEMVANHQQQHQVVSLEEQMNSSASGAATTKQRMRWTPELHEAFVEAVNQLGGSERATPKAVLKLLNNPILTIYHVKSHLQKYRTARYKPETSEATGEPQEKKMTSIEDIKSLDMKTSFEITQALRLQMEVQKRLHEQLETQRALQLQIEKQGRYLQMMFEKQQKLEENKSSSSSKQCNGASAEVEFESGVVTQIADQSESAVSVSRKRAREDE
- the LOC106322648 gene encoding protein PHR1-LIKE 1-like isoform X2, which codes for MFRSVPPLMSSTLHTSVEDRYPNSFYGSSGQELMNNPVPCQAVSGGKSGGYMFPSPSGFCNVSPLSTHGMIPQTQPPVSTTPSDRLAMQDCFLEAQSMNHPLPEFSDPLDEFFDFADHVPALNPQAESSDLRVGSTVEVHEKSEWQSWADQLMSVDNGSEPNWSELLGDPSPHNPTPTPTPSLDVPRQEMVANHQQQHQVVSLEEQMNSSASGAATTKQRMRWTPELHEAFVEAVNQLGGSERATPKAVLKLLNNPILTIYHVKSHLQKYRTARYKPETSEATGEPQEKKMTSIEDIKSLDMKTSFEITQALRLQMEVQKRLHEQLETQRALQLQIEKQGRYLQMMFEKQQKLEENKSSSSSKQCNGASAEVEFESGVVTQIADQSESAVSVSRKRAREDE
- the LOC106322648 gene encoding protein PHR1-LIKE 1-like isoform X3, with amino-acid sequence MFRSVPPLMSSRQELMNNPVPCQAVSGGKSGGYMFPSPSGFCNVSPLSTHGMIPQTQPPVSTTPSDRLAMQDCFLEAQSMNHPLPEFSDPLDEFFDFADHVPALNPQAESSDLRVGSTVEVHEKSEWQSWADQLMSVDNGSEPNWSELLGDPSPHNPTPTPTPSLDVPRQEMVANHQQQHQVVSLEEQMNSSASGAATTKQRMRWTPELHEAFVEAVNQLGGSERATPKAVLKLLNNPILTIYHVKSHLQKYRTARYKPETSEATGEPQEKKMTSIEDIKSLDMKTSFEITQALRLQMEVQKRLHEQLETQRALQLQIEKQGRYLQMMFEKQQKLEENKSSSSSKQCNGASAEVEFESGVVTQIADQSESAVSVSRKRAREDE
- the LOC106322648 gene encoding protein PHR1-LIKE 1-like isoform X4 is translated as MNNPVPCQAVSGGKSGGYMFPSPSGFCNVSPLSTHGMIPQTQPPVSTTPSDRLAMQDCFLEAQSMNHPLPEFSDPLDEFFDFADHVPALNPQAESSDLRVGSTVEVHEKSEWQSWADQLMSVDNGSEPNWSELLGDPSPHNPTPTPTPSLDVPRQEMVANHQQQHQVVSLEEQMNSSASGAATTKQRMRWTPELHEAFVEAVNQLGGSERATPKAVLKLLNNPILTIYHVKSHLQKYRTARYKPETSEATGEPQEKKMTSIEDIKSLDMKTSFEITQALRLQMEVQKRLHEQLETQRALQLQIEKQGRYLQMMFEKQQKLEENKSSSSSKQCNGASAEVEFESGVVTQIADQSESAVSVSRKRAREDE